The Pandoraea apista genomic interval ATGGCGAAGGCCCTGGCCTGGGACAGCCCGCTGAACCCGGCGCGGCCGCTGCCGCCGGTGGGCGGCCTGCCGCGGCTGCACGGCATCGAGCCGCACGAGGTCGACGTCACCCTGCCGTTGGCCGAGCGCGTCGGCCACAGCTTGGTGTTAGGCACCACGCGCGTCGGCAAGACCCGCCTGGCCGAGCTGTTCATCACGCAGGACATCCGGCGCAAGGTCAATGGACAGCACGAGGTCGTGATCGTCTTCGATCCCAAGGGCGATGCGGATCTGTTGAAGCGCATGTACGTGGAGGCCAAGCGCGCCGGACGCGAAGGCGAGTTCTACGTTTTCCACCTGGGCTGGCCGGACATCAGCGCCCGCTACAACGCGGTGGGCCGCTTCGGACGCATCTCGGAAGTTGCCACGCGCATCGCCGGCCAGCTTTCCGGTGAAGGCAACAGCGCGGCGTTCCGCGAGTTCGCCTGGCGCTTCGTCAACATCATCGCGCGGGCGTTGGTCGAGCTGGGGCAGCGGCCCGACTACCTGCTGATCCAGCGCCATGTCATCAACATCGATGCGCTGTTCATCGAGTACGCCCAGCACTACTTCGCCCGGAACGAGCCCAAGGCCTGGGAGGTCATCGTCCAGCTCGAAGCCAAGCTGAACGACAAGAACATCCCGCGCAACATGATCGGCCGCGAGAAGCGCGTCGTCGCGCTGGAGCAGTACCTGTCGCAGGTGCGCATCTACGACCCTGTGCTCGACGGCCTGCGCAGCGCGGTGCGCTACGACAGGACGTACTTCGACAAGATCGTCGCATCGCTCCTACCGCTGCTGGAGAAGCTGACCACCGGCAAGATCGCGCAGTTGCTGGCGCCGAACTATTCGGACCTCGCCGACCCACGCCCGATCTTCGACTGGATGCAGATCATCAGGAAGCGGGCCGTGGTCTATGTCGGCCTCGATGCACTGTCGGACGCGGAAGTCGCGGCGGCGGTCGGCAATTCGATGTTCTCCGACCTCGTATCCGTCGCGGGTCACATCTACAAGTTCGGCATCGACGACGGCCTGCCGGGTGCCGCGACGGGCATCAAGGTGCCCATCAACGTCCATGCCGACGAGTTCAACGAACTCATGGGCGACGAGTTCATACCCATGGTCAACAAGGGCGGCGGCGCGGGCGTCCAGGTCACGGCCTACACGCAGACCCTCTCGGACATCGAGGCACGCATCGGCAACCGCGCGAAGGCGGGCCAGGTGGTGGGCAACTTCAACAACCTGTTCATGCTGCGCGTGCGCGAGACCGCCACGGCCGAACTGCTGACGCGGCAACTGCCCAAGGTCGAGGTCTACACGACGACGGTGATGAGCGGCGCCACCGACAGCTCGGACCCGACCGGCAACACCGCCTTCACCTCCAACACGCAGGACCGCATCAGCAGCAACAGCGTGCCGCTGATTGAACCGGCGCACGTGGTCGGGCTGCCCAAGGGCCAGTGCTTTGCACTGATCGAGGGCGGGCACCTCTGGAAGGTGCGCATGCCCTTGCCGGCGCCCGACCCCGACGAGGCCATGCCCAAGGATTTGCAGGAGCTGGCCGGCTACATGCGCCAGCACTACGTCGAGGCCGGCGATTGGTGGGACAACAATGGGCTTCCCGGACTGCAGGACCAAGCACTGCCCGACGACTTGCTCGCCGACTTCAAGCAGATGGCCAGCGCGGATGAAGGGGCCACGGCATGAGCGACCCCGCCGTCGCCGTCCAGCGCCAGCAGGTTCGCCAGCAGGGCCTGATCGCAGGCCTCATCACGCTGCCGTTCCGGCTGTTCGGGGTGTTGGCCGGTTCGCTGGTGCTGTGCATCGCGATCGAGTGCATCGGCATGCACTTCTTCTGGCCCGAGCAGGGCTGGCGCCATGCGCAGGGCATGCTGAACTACGAGCTGTCGCAGGTCTCGGAGCATTTCACGCAAAGCGTGCTGGTGCAGGAGCCGGGGCGCAGCGCCCTCCAGCTCGTCGAGTGGGCCTACCAAGGACTGTTCGTGAAAACGGGCCTGCTGGACTGGATACGCGACGCGGCGGCGCAATCGCGTGCCGGCGCGCGCAGCCAGGCGCAGGACTTCCGCTACTACATCGGTCAGCTCTACGTGCATGTCGAGAGCTACCTGATCGCCTCGGCGTACACAGTGCTGGTGTTCCTCGTGCGGCTGCTGGTGCTGGTCCTGACCTTGCCGCTGTTCCTGATGGCGGCCTTCACCGGCCTGGTGGACGGGCTCGTGCGCCGCGACGTGCGCGGCTTCGGCGCCGGCCGCGAATCGGGCTTCGTCTACCACCGGGCGAGAGCCAGCCTGATGCCGCTGGCGGTGCTGCCCTGGGTCACTTACCTCGCGCTGCCGGTCAGCGTGCATCCGCTGCTGATCCTGCTGCCCAGCGCGGCGCTGCTCGGCGTCGCGGTGTGCATCGCGTCGGCGACGTTCAAGAAGTATCTGTGAAAGCGGTTCAAGATAATCTCCGTCTCACTCTTCATGGCGACTCATCGACACCAAACATCTTTTGACCTTTGACACTGCATCCACCCTACATCTTCGAGGCCATGTGGCCACTCAGACACACGAACGCAAATGGCCTCAGCGGCGCCTGCTGCGTCCCGGCCACGGTAGCTGCCCAGTGAGTTCAGCCAAGCCACCGTCGTCCTCGACGCGTACACCGAAGCGGTTCACTTCGACCTCAGGTAAATCGTCGCTGTCGAACCAGAGCAGCGAGGTCGTGGTGTCAGTACGTGCGTAGTGCCTGGAGAGTTCCCAGAGATCGAGGCCCTTTTCCCAGTTGTCGAACCAGATGTCTTGTGCAACCTCATCTGTGTCGGCAGCACTGCTGCCTGAAGAACGGAGACGGTGAGCCACAGAGCCGACAGGAATGGCAGACCTGGGAGATATCCAAGCCCCAGCCTGTCGCAAACTGGTGGAGCGTGCCGCGTAGCGCACTGCACCGCGCTCCATGGTGACGAAGGCGCAAGGGATGTCGCTGAGGGAGGCGAACCGCGACGCAGCGGCGGGAAATGATGTGCTGAAAAGCGCCGCCATGCCCTGGATCAGCTCCAGCGAAGGTTCTTCCTTGGGCACAAGCGATAGCCATTGCTGATACGGCATCAGCAACTCGGCGGCGAAAGTGTCGCATGCGATTTCGTTCGGATGCCGCTTCGCATAGGACCAGGACGGCACCTCTTCGTGGCTCGATTCCAGCGCAAGGACGATATGCGCAATTTCGTGGCAGATGGTGAAGCGTTGGCGTTCTTCTGTCTCCAGCGAATTCACCGTGATCACGTGCTTGCCATTCGGCTTGGTGATCGTGTAGCCGGACTCCCCCTCACTAAGCTCCTCTTTCTTGACTTTGGCGTTGGCCGCGACCACATAGGGCGTCAGGTCTTCTCGGATGCCGGACACATCAACCTTCGCAACAAAGGCCCGTGCTTTCTGTGTGACATCCGCTTCATCCATATTCAGTCATCCTCGTCCTCGAATGCTCGCTGTATCCGGGCGATCAGTGTCGCGGGATCGGGCCTTGTATTTCCACGATGCCTCACGCCTGCTGCAGCCGAAAAGATGCCGATGCTGATGGAAGGATCGTTCAGCACGAATTCAACAAGGCGGGGATCGGCCTCCGCATGGTCGACAAGCCACATCACCAGCGCAGCATCTCTTTCACCTGGTTTGAGAACCTTCAGCAGCTTCTCGACTAAGTCCACTGACGGATTTGTCTTTTCGCCGGACTCCAGCCGGTGGACATAGGCATGGTCCACCGAAGACAGTTGACCGATTTCGCGCAATGAGAGGGTTCTGCGCTCGCGTAGCGTCTTGAGGGCGACGCCCAGGCCTGTTTGTGACATCCGTTCCGTTCCTTGTGGCTGCGGCGGACAACGGTGTGTGTCCGGTCCGAAGCAGTTGCGTTCTGCGGCACCAAGCCCACCATTTGCAGCTTGGCACCAAGTCTGATACATTGTTGTCCAGCCAGACAACAGAAGTGAGTTCTACGACTGCAGCAAGTTGATTTGGCTTGACTCGCCCGTTGTCTGCAAGAGCAACGAATTTTGCTTCAACCGGTGGTCATTGGCAACCCGGCCGGCTGGCCGGGGTCTCGATGGTTCAACTTTAGGAAATTCGCCATGACAGGCAAAAATCAGCATGTAGTTCCTCACCAGGACGGTTGGGCCGTCAAGGGTGCCGGCAATCAACGGGCAACCTCCGTGCACGATACGCAGCAGCAGGCCATTGACGCGGCGCGGGACATCGCACGCAACCAGCAGTCCGAACTGGTCATCCACCGTCCGGACGGTCGCATCCGTGACAAGGACAGCCACGGTAACGACTCCTTCCCGCCGAAGGGCTGAGTGCCATGATGGGCGTGCCCACCTACCATGTGCTCGCCCTATCTGGGGGCGGCTATCGCGGCTTGTACACAGCGACGGTTCTTGCCGAGCTTGAAGCCGTGCTAGGCCGCCCCATCGCTTCGCACTTCGACCTGATCTGCGGCACCTCTGCAGGCGGGATGCTGGCCTTGGGGCTGGCCGCGGAAATCCCCGCCATTGAACTCAAAGCCTTGTTCGAACGACAGGGCTCCCGCATCTTTGGTTGCCGAAGTCTCGCTCGGCGCCTTCTGGGCTTCTGGTTGACCGCCAAGCACGACTCCGCAGGGTTGCGGGGCGTGCTGACCGAGCGCTTTCAAGACGCCACGATCGGCAACTTGAAGCACCGCGTTCTCGTGCCAGCCGTCAACTACTCGACGGGGCGCGGCCAGTTCTTCAAAACGCCTCACCATCCCTCATTTGAGATGGACCACCGCATGAGGATCGTGGATGTGGCGTTGGCGACCGCCGCTGCGCCCGTTTACTTTCCGCTAACGCGCAACGATCGTGGCGTCTTTGCGGATGGAGGACTGGTCGGCAATGCGCCAGGACTGTTCGGGCTGCACGAAGTCAATACGTTCCTCGCGCCGAAACAGAATGCACTGGTCCGGGTGCTGTCCATCGGCACGATGACGATCGGTGCAACCGTCCGTGGCGGCGCCAGCCTCGACCGCGGATTCGGCAAGTGGCGCGGAGGGCTGTTCGATCTGGTGATCTCTGCCCAGGAGTCGTCGGTGGACTACATGCTGCGCCAGTCGTTGGGTAGCAACTACTTCCAGATCGACGACAAGGCCACGCCCGATCAAAGCAAGGACGTAAAGGCGCTGGACCGGGTTTCCATCGGCGCCACGAATACGCTGAAGGACCGCGGCAATCATGCAGCGCAGCGCGCGCTTGGCGACCCTCTTTTCCAACCGTTTCGAGCGCACCAGGCCGGCGCACCCACCTTCTATCACGGCCCCAACAAGAATGTGCCGGAGGCCGAATGCTGAACCTGAGCCCGCTTTTCTTTACCACCGTCGATGACGAATCCTGCATGCATGACGAGCTGGATCTGTCGCCCGAGCAACGAGCCTGGATCGCCAGCGCCCGAAATGATGTCAGGAACTGCCTTCGCACCGGAATTCCGCGCGTGCTGCGCGAACGCGGGTACACGGACGACGTGCCGCAGCCACGCTTCTTCACGCAAGGATCGTGGGCGTACAAGACCTTGAACGGCCCGGCACAACGGCCCCAGCAGGCGGATGTCGATGATGGTTGCTATCTGCCGTTGAGTTTTGTCTCGCAGACGAAGCGTCCCAGCAGGGCCACAACGGTGTTCTTTGCAGCTGCTGAAGAAGCCTTGAGGCTGTTGGTCGAGGAGAAGCACTGGAAGCTTGTCACCGACAAGCCGACATGCATCCGGATTGTCATTGCGGCCTATGCCCACATCGACATTCCGTTGTACGCCATCCCCGACGAAGAATTCGTCACGCTCGCGAAAGCCTCGATGGAGCGATACGGCTATGACTCGCTGACGGAGGCGGTGAACATGGCAGAGCGGGATGCCTGGACGGCATTGCCCGCTGATAAAGTGCTCCTGGCTCACCGCGAGTGCAACTGGATGCCCTCCGACCCCAGGCCTGTGAAGGAATGGTTTTTGGGCGAGGTGGAGGCCAAGGGCGAACAGTTCCGCCGCGTGATTCGCTACTTGAAGGCGTTTCGCGATTGGCGGTGGTCGAGCGGTGGACCGGCTTCGATTCTGTTGATGGCCGCTGCGGCTCCGCTATTCGAGAAGCGGGATCGGCGCGACGACCTGGCGTTGCTGGATGTCGTCGCGGCATTGCCGGCCCGGCTGCGCGCGGGGGTGAACAACCCCGTTGATGAGTCGGAGTCGCTTACTGCACGCCTTGGTAAAGAGGGCGTCGAAGAGGCTGCGAAAGCGTTCGAAGCATTCGAAAAAGTGCTGCGCGGAGCCACCAACGCCGGCAGCCCTTCACAGGCCTGCGTCTGGATGCAAGGCGAATTCGGTCCGCGTTTTCCGAACGAGCCGGACCGGGTCAAGGTGGTATCCGTTGTCGCCACCATTGCCGCAGCGCCGGCTACGGCTGGTCCGAGCGAATTGGTCGGGCGCACGAAGGCCGGATGAGCAGCGTCGCCGTGGTCTCCGATGTGGTCGAAGCCTTCAGGCTGCAAGGCTTCGAGTTTGTCGGCAAGACGGACGACGGCTGGTTCAAGCTGAGGGGGCCGTTGATCCCGTGCGGCGCGGACGATGGCATTCCATGTGAGGTTCAGCTCGACCCTACCTTCTTCGACCTGCCTCGCATTCGGCTGCTCGAAATTCCGCCTGAACTGCCCAATGCAGTTCCTCATCTTGGCGCGGAGGGCGGCCTTTGCTATCTGGCCAAGGGAACTGTCGTGCTGGACATCTACGATCCTGTAGGGCAGTCCTTGGCGTGCCTGCAACGGGCGGCAGCGGTGCTCGGGCAGATCTTGAAGGGCGAGATGATCGAAGATCTCGCCGAAGAGTTCTTTGCCTACTGGAACGGCTGGCTTTGTTTTGTGGACATGCAAGGCGAAGATCTGGGGCGACAAAACTGTATCGTTGCGCAAGCCAATGGGAATCCACTCTGGTTCATCACCGACAACGAAGATCGAACAACAAGAAAGTTGCATTCACTCGGCTACCAGGTCACTGATAAAACGGTGCTGACATACCGGGTCAAGACCACCGCGCAACCCCGCCCACTAACCAGCCACTGGCCCCCCGAAACGGTGGGGGACGTCTTGGCTTGGCAAAGCACCCTGGACCCACGGTGTCGGCGCAAGATTCACGAACGAATCAAGGAAGGGCAAAGCAAAAAAGCAAATGGCGTCCTGATCATCATCGAATCGCCACTGATGACCTACGGCTTTGCCGTGCTCTTTGACCACCAAGTGAGTCAAAAGACCAAGCTTGCTGATCGCAGGGATTCGAGTTTTGGGCTGAAGGTAATGCCCGTCTCAGTGATCAGGATCGATGACCGGTATCTGGCCCAGCGCAACATCCCCAAGTCGAAAACGTTGGCGGGGAAACGAATCGCACTTGTGGGTTGCGGCACGATCGGCGGATACCTCTCGGACATGCTGGTCAAGGCCGGGGCAGGATCATGCGGAGGGAAACTCACGCTGGTGGATTTTGATGGCCTCCTTCCACAGAACATCGGACGGCATCGGCTCGGCTTCCCGGACCTGTTGTCGAACAAGGCTGAGGCGATGGCGAAGGAACTCAAGCGCTTGTCGCCAGGCGTCGAGGTTCATGCGCTCCCCGTGGACGTGAGACAGGCCCAACTGGGAAAGCTGGACCTACTCATCGATGCCACCGGCGAAGAATCCCTCGGGCATTGGCTGTGCGGCCGCTACAGGGCTCCCACGCCCATGCTTTCTGTTTGGATCGAAGGGCCGGGAACGGCTGTGCGTGCGCTCCTGAGAACGAACGCATCGGGTGCGTGCTACCGATGCCTATGGCAGAGCCACAGAAGAGGCGAACTTCGCTCGACCATTGATGCTCTGCCTAACATCTTGGCAGGCCACGGGTGCGAGGGCTTGTATGTGCCATTTCCGGCTTCGGTGTCGGTGCAGGCAGCCAGCTTGGGTGCTGAGATGGCCCTTGATTGGGTCAAGGGCGTCCACTCTCCTGCATTGCGGACCCGGCTGATCGACCAGACCCATCATCCGGCCACGCCTGACTGCGATCCTCTGCGAGATCATGATTGCCCTCTATGCAATTCCTAGGGTCCTGGGCAACTGGCGACAAGAGCAGGTTGCTGCATTTTTCGACCCAGACGCTGGAGACATTCAGTCAGCATATCCAGGCTAGTGATGCCGACTGCGAAGCGGGCGGACTCTTGCTTGGTTCTGTACATGGAGCCCATTTGCTCATTGAGCAGGCGACGGTTCCTACCGCGTGGGACAAGCGGTTTCGCTATCTGTTCGAGCGGATGCCGTTTGGTCATGAGGCTATTGCGTTGTCG includes:
- the traD gene encoding type IV conjugative transfer system coupling protein TraD, with amino-acid sequence MPQSQAVEVLLRPAVELYTVAVCAGAAFLCLVAPWSLALSPLLGLGSALAFLTFGALRFRDAWAILRYRRNIRRLPRYVMTSRDVPVSQQRLFVGRGFHWDQRHTHRLMQTYRSEFRRYVEPTAIYRMARRMEERLEFAPYPLSKMAKALAWDSPLNPARPLPPVGGLPRLHGIEPHEVDVTLPLAERVGHSLVLGTTRVGKTRLAELFITQDIRRKVNGQHEVVIVFDPKGDADLLKRMYVEAKRAGREGEFYVFHLGWPDISARYNAVGRFGRISEVATRIAGQLSGEGNSAAFREFAWRFVNIIARALVELGQRPDYLLIQRHVINIDALFIEYAQHYFARNEPKAWEVIVQLEAKLNDKNIPRNMIGREKRVVALEQYLSQVRIYDPVLDGLRSAVRYDRTYFDKIVASLLPLLEKLTTGKIAQLLAPNYSDLADPRPIFDWMQIIRKRAVVYVGLDALSDAEVAAAVGNSMFSDLVSVAGHIYKFGIDDGLPGAATGIKVPINVHADEFNELMGDEFIPMVNKGGGAGVQVTAYTQTLSDIEARIGNRAKAGQVVGNFNNLFMLRVRETATAELLTRQLPKVEVYTTTVMSGATDSSDPTGNTAFTSNTQDRISSNSVPLIEPAHVVGLPKGQCFALIEGGHLWKVRMPLPAPDPDEAMPKDLQELAGYMRQHYVEAGDWWDNNGLPGLQDQALPDDLLADFKQMASADEGATA
- a CDS encoding TIGR03747 family integrating conjugative element membrane protein; translated protein: MSDPAVAVQRQQVRQQGLIAGLITLPFRLFGVLAGSLVLCIAIECIGMHFFWPEQGWRHAQGMLNYELSQVSEHFTQSVLVQEPGRSALQLVEWAYQGLFVKTGLLDWIRDAAAQSRAGARSQAQDFRYYIGQLYVHVESYLIASAYTVLVFLVRLLVLVLTLPLFLMAAFTGLVDGLVRRDVRGFGAGRESGFVYHRARASLMPLAVLPWVTYLALPVSVHPLLILLPSAALLGVAVCIASATFKKYL
- a CDS encoding ImmA/IrrE family metallo-endopeptidase encodes the protein MDEADVTQKARAFVAKVDVSGIREDLTPYVVAANAKVKKEELSEGESGYTITKPNGKHVITVNSLETEERQRFTICHEIAHIVLALESSHEEVPSWSYAKRHPNEIACDTFAAELLMPYQQWLSLVPKEEPSLELIQGMAALFSTSFPAAASRFASLSDIPCAFVTMERGAVRYAARSTSLRQAGAWISPRSAIPVGSVAHRLRSSGSSAADTDEVAQDIWFDNWEKGLDLWELSRHYARTDTTTSLLWFDSDDLPEVEVNRFGVRVEDDGGLAELTGQLPWPGRSRRR
- a CDS encoding helix-turn-helix domain-containing protein; this encodes MSQTGLGVALKTLRERRTLSLREIGQLSSVDHAYVHRLESGEKTNPSVDLVEKLLKVLKPGERDAALVMWLVDHAEADPRLVEFVLNDPSISIGIFSAAAGVRHRGNTRPDPATLIARIQRAFEDEDD
- a CDS encoding DUF2188 domain-containing protein, which encodes MTGKNQHVVPHQDGWAVKGAGNQRATSVHDTQQQAIDAARDIARNQQSELVIHRPDGRIRDKDSHGNDSFPPKG
- a CDS encoding CBASS cGAMP-activated phospholipase, with the protein product MMGVPTYHVLALSGGGYRGLYTATVLAELEAVLGRPIASHFDLICGTSAGGMLALGLAAEIPAIELKALFERQGSRIFGCRSLARRLLGFWLTAKHDSAGLRGVLTERFQDATIGNLKHRVLVPAVNYSTGRGQFFKTPHHPSFEMDHRMRIVDVALATAAAPVYFPLTRNDRGVFADGGLVGNAPGLFGLHEVNTFLAPKQNALVRVLSIGTMTIGATVRGGASLDRGFGKWRGGLFDLVISAQESSVDYMLRQSLGSNYFQIDDKATPDQSKDVKALDRVSIGATNTLKDRGNHAAQRALGDPLFQPFRAHQAGAPTFYHGPNKNVPEAEC
- a CDS encoding CBASS cGAMP synthase, whose amino-acid sequence is MLNLSPLFFTTVDDESCMHDELDLSPEQRAWIASARNDVRNCLRTGIPRVLRERGYTDDVPQPRFFTQGSWAYKTLNGPAQRPQQADVDDGCYLPLSFVSQTKRPSRATTVFFAAAEEALRLLVEEKHWKLVTDKPTCIRIVIAAYAHIDIPLYAIPDEEFVTLAKASMERYGYDSLTEAVNMAERDAWTALPADKVLLAHRECNWMPSDPRPVKEWFLGEVEAKGEQFRRVIRYLKAFRDWRWSSGGPASILLMAAAAPLFEKRDRRDDLALLDVVAALPARLRAGVNNPVDESESLTARLGKEGVEEAAKAFEAFEKVLRGATNAGSPSQACVWMQGEFGPRFPNEPDRVKVVSVVATIAAAPATAGPSELVGRTKAG
- a CDS encoding ThiF family adenylyltransferase, with protein sequence MSSVAVVSDVVEAFRLQGFEFVGKTDDGWFKLRGPLIPCGADDGIPCEVQLDPTFFDLPRIRLLEIPPELPNAVPHLGAEGGLCYLAKGTVVLDIYDPVGQSLACLQRAAAVLGQILKGEMIEDLAEEFFAYWNGWLCFVDMQGEDLGRQNCIVAQANGNPLWFITDNEDRTTRKLHSLGYQVTDKTVLTYRVKTTAQPRPLTSHWPPETVGDVLAWQSTLDPRCRRKIHERIKEGQSKKANGVLIIIESPLMTYGFAVLFDHQVSQKTKLADRRDSSFGLKVMPVSVIRIDDRYLAQRNIPKSKTLAGKRIALVGCGTIGGYLSDMLVKAGAGSCGGKLTLVDFDGLLPQNIGRHRLGFPDLLSNKAEAMAKELKRLSPGVEVHALPVDVRQAQLGKLDLLIDATGEESLGHWLCGRYRAPTPMLSVWIEGPGTAVRALLRTNASGACYRCLWQSHRRGELRSTIDALPNILAGHGCEGLYVPFPASVSVQAASLGAEMALDWVKGVHSPALRTRLIDQTHHPATPDCDPLRDHDCPLCNS
- a CDS encoding Mov34/MPN/PAD-1 family protein; protein product: MQFLGSWATGDKSRLLHFSTQTLETFSQHIQASDADCEAGGLLLGSVHGAHLLIEQATVPTAWDKRFRYLFERMPFGHEAIALSRWTASQGTVRYLGEWHTHPEDHPQPSSLDRSEWTLLAAQRRDKRPVLAVIIGRRSLYAELVPRSGEGSIFFPVE